A region from the Dysidea avara chromosome 15, odDysAvar1.4, whole genome shotgun sequence genome encodes:
- the LOC136245849 gene encoding uncharacterized protein yields the protein MDKIQEAKSSGLTLRLSYTTISFTGSAGAGKTNFLNLLYKKKFVPHHNSTGVATSENIISIKRAGVLGSGKESQWIEMNHDTMLAQLNSYLSSIEKMPSSSETQIGTPLFKSKPKVAVENDIAASLTSRGTPLLGEVWNMINLLDTGGQPEFISLFPAIKSSVALTFIILNMKGGAKSLDEPVLVVHSEDGEQSYVPYHLSMTNLDLVKLLMASSKDSSVKINPPILPNKTEGIEGNNSYQCYVGTHADKASKKDIESIEKKLEIVAHEFKCEKFLWEHENNSILFPVDNTTAGSDKEDPIAELIRSRVHELVEKRDIYDVPITWFILLLQIQKNTLEQNLKFVLYESVIEISQQGGLNKNEREIQSALLFFHMMGILLYYHDVPGMSQYVITDHQWLFDKLTSIAKITFKRAGFDKKAIEEFKHEGILQKSLIHQIKLNTDIPPEHFFQLLTCLKIVAPLTEDSYFMPCVLPSYTSNHNILEDYGSLQYSELLVQFSQCPLPQGFFCCFIVEIFQNLPMNWELPLHSTKKRRHTYSNLITFHTTDTVHAVCLLDKVGYIEVQIRHKVTLPAIHYEVQTILIEALNKACDHLQLQNEQLLLGFYCQCGGADEKHLAMLPKQFDSTTKLIKCDYEISQLTVEQTVWLTSQVDLNASSLPKSYPKQDTRAKSRPTMKVLHKVVIPRIAAVWSRVADALDYELEYKQVIKKQGHDDPMECCVALLEDWLTSDRGISTKTWSGLIGALKEIRSLSATTEKIIDELTKEGILQGNDD from the exons atGGATAAAattcaagaagcaaaatctaGTGGTTTAACTTTAAGATTATCATACACAACTATTAGTTTCACTGGATCAGCTGGAGCTGGAAAAACAAACTTTCTTAACTTGCtttataaaaagaaatttgtgCCACATCACAATAGCACAGGAGTGGCAACATCAGAAAACATTATTAGTATAAAACGAGCTGGTGTACTTGGATCAGGAAAGGAATCTCAGTGGATTGAGATGAACCATGACACAATGCTGGCGCAACTTAACAGTTATTTGTCATCCATTGAAAAGATGCCTTCTTCATCTGAAACCCAAATAGGAACACCATTATTTAAGTCAAAGCCAAAGGTTGCAGTGGAAAATGATATTGCAGCATCTCTTACTTCTCGTGGCACACCATTACTAGGAGAAGTGTGGAACATGATCAACCTGTTGGACACTGGTGGTCAGCCGGAGTTTATCAGTCTTTTTCCAGCTATCAAGAGTTCAGTTGCTCTTACTTTCATTATCCTCAATATGAAAGGAGGAGCAAAGAGTCTGGATGAGCCAGTATTGGTTGTTCATAGTGAGGATGGGGAGCAGTCATATGTTCCTTATCATTTGAGTATGACAAACTTAGATCTTGTTAAACTTCTTATGGCATCCTCGAAAGATTCCAGTGTTAAAATCAATCCCCCAATACTACCTAACAAAACTGAAGGTATTGAAGGAAACAACTCATATCAGTGTTATGTAGGTACACATGCAGACAAAGCAAGTAAAAAAGATATAGAAAGCATAGAAAAGAAATTAGAGATTGTTGCACATGAATTTAAGTGTGAGAAATTCTTATGGGAACATGAGAACAATTCCATATTGTTTCCAGTTGATAACACAACAGCAGGTAGTGACAAAGAAGATCCCATTGCTGAACTGATTCGTAGTCGTGTGCATGAACTAGTAGAAAAACGAGATATTTATGATGTGCCAATTACATGGTTTATATTGTtgctacaaatacaaaaaaataccCTTGAACAAAATCTCAAGTTTGTTTTATATGAAAGTGTAATTGAAATCTCCCAACAAGGAGGTCTTAATAAAAATGAAAGAGAAATACAAAGTGCTTTGTTGTTCTTCCACATGATGGGAATCCTACTCTACTATCATGACGTTCCTGGAATGTCCCAGTATGTGATCACTGACCACCAGTGGTTGTTTGATAAACTGACTAGTATTGCTAAGATCACATTCAAAAGAGCTGGTTTTGATAAAAAAGCCATTGAAGAATTTAAACATGAAGGTATACTACAAAAGTCATTAATTCATCAAATAAAACTAAATACAGATATCCCACCTGAACatttttttcagttgttaacCTGTTTAAAAATAGTTGCTCCACTCACTGAAGATAGTTATTTTATGCCATGTGTGTTACCAAGTTACACTTCTAATCACAACATTCTTGAGGATTATGGCAGTCTTCAGTACAGTGAACTGTTGGTTCAGTTTTCACAATGTCCTCTACCACAAGGATTCTTCTGCTGCTTTATTGTGGAGATATTTCAAAACTTACCAATGAATTGGGAACTGCCGCTACACTCTACAAAGAAAAGACGTCACACATACAGTAACCTGATAACTTTTCACACTACAGACACGGTCCATGCTGTTTGTCTACTTGACAAAGTGGGATACATTGAAGTTCAAATAAGACATAAAGTCACCTTACCAGCTATTCATTATGAAGTACAAACAATACTTATTGAAGCACTAAACAAAGCATGTGATCATCTTCAACTACAAAATGAACAGCTTTTGTTGGGATTTTATTGTCAGTGTGGGGGAGCTGATGAGAAGCACTTGGCTATGTTACCAAAACAGTTTGATAGTACAACTAAGTTGATAAAGTGTGACTATGAAATATCTCAATTGACAGTAGAACAAACTGTCTGGTTAACATCACAG gttgATTTAAACGCATCTTCACTACCCAAGAGCTACCCGAAGCAAGATACAAGAGCCAAATCAA GACCTACAATGAAGGTACTGCATAAGGTAGTGATTCCTAGAATAGCAGCTGTCTGGAGCCGAGTAGCTGATGCTTTAGACTATGAGCTGGAGTACAAACAAGTGATAAAGAAGCAAGGTCATGATGATCCTATGGAATGTTGTGTAGCACTCTTAGAAGATTGGTTGACCAGTGACAGAGGGATTTCTACAAAAACCTGGTCAGGATTAATAGGTGCTCTCAAAGAAATAAGGTCCCTCTctgcaacaacagaaaaaattATAGATGAACTGACAAAAGAAGGAATATTACAAGGAAATGATGATTAA